A genomic window from Melanotaenia boesemani isolate fMelBoe1 chromosome 15, fMelBoe1.pri, whole genome shotgun sequence includes:
- the epd gene encoding ependymin, with protein sequence MVVYLPSLTLFCDSLWTKKMCGAVVLFVFMCLTATTHADHHQPCHSPNMTGLMNVMSLKGDKIAQGTFAYDSMGKKLRFRSNESYPTNTSLGLDLLMLFEEGIFYEIDSKNQSCEKKKLQMLLHPLDIPDDSRFYTTMTAGSASIEGEGLKINIWTGSIPHMKGHYSMSVTMGCLPVSTFYFTETTTLLFSNMEVELEIKDPHLLVVPPFCHGEPVEDTPEGTVNSFLNEFM encoded by the exons ATGGTTGTTTATTTGCCATCTCTAACATTATTTTGTGACTCCCTTTGGACCAAGAAAATGTGTGGAGCTGTTGTGCTTTTCGTCTTCATGTGCTTAACTGCCACCACCCATGCAGATCACCATCAACCTTGTC ATTCACCCAATATGACAGGATTAATGAATGTG ATGTCCCTAAAGGGTGACAAAATAGCACAAGGTACATTCGCCTATGATTCAATGGGCAAGAAACTACGGTTCAGATCGAACGAGAGCTACCCAACGAACACTTCACTAGGTTTGGATCTGCTGATGCTCTTTGAAGAG GGGATTTTCTATGAGATTGACAGCAAAAACCAGagctgtgagaaaaaaaaactgcaaatgcTCCTGCACCCACTAGATATTCCTGATGACAGCAGGTTTTACACCACGATGACCGCTGGGAGTGCATCCATTGAAGGGGAGGGGTTAAAAATCAACATATGGACAGGTTCAATCCCACACATGAAAG GCCACTACTCCATGTCTGTTACCATGGGATGTTTGCCTGTGAGCACTTTTTACTTCACTGAGACCACAACATTGCTTTTCAG CAACATGGAAGTTGAACTTGAGATCAAGGACCCACATCTTCTTGTGGTTCCCCCCTTTTGCCATGGGGAACCTGTGGAAGACACACCTGAGGGGACAGTAAACAGTTTTCTCAATGAGTTCATGTAG
- the stag2a gene encoding cohesin subunit SA-2a: MIAAQDLHAEFQFTQETESQLSSDADFEDPDGKNTKAGKGMGARRGKKALGDKTKGGGPGKVSGLGWVNGHHQENGMENMTLFEVVKMGKSATQSVVDDWIEAYKQHRDIALLDLINFFIQCSGCKGAVSGEMFRHMQNSEIIRKMTEEFDEDSGDYPLTLSGPQWKKFRINFCDFIAVLVRQCQYSIIYDEYMMDTVISLLTGLSDSQVRAFRHTSTLAAMKLMTALVNVALNLSINMDNTQRQYEAERNKVIAKRANDRLELLLQKRKELQENQDEIENMMNAIFKGVFVHRYRDAIAEIRAICIEEIGVWMKLYSDAFLNDSYLKYVGWTMHDKQGEVRLKCLTALQGLYYNRDLGSRLELFTSRFKDRIVSMTLDKEYDVAVQAIKLLTLVLQSSDEVLTAEDCESVYHLVYSAHRPIAVSAGEFLFKKLFSHRGPEEEGLPRRGRQSLNGSLIKTTVFFFLESELHEHGAYLVDSLWECASELLKDWETMISLLLDEPMPGEEALNDRQETALVEIMLCAIRQACECHPPVGRGTGKRVLTAKEKKTQLDDRTRITEMFAVALPLLLAKYCVDIDKVTNLLQIPKYFDLDIYTTGRLEKHLDALLRQIWEVVDKHTDTEVLEACSTTYHYLSNEEFTIFNRVDIARSQLLDELVDKFNRLLEDLLQEGEEPDEDDAYQVLSTLKKISAFHNAHDLSKWDLFTSNYQLLSTGLQNGDMPEQIVIHAMQCTHYIILWHLAKVSDGSSIKGDMVTLRKQMRAFCLICQRYINGINTTVKEQAFTILCDLLLIFSHQIMSSGREQLECLVYTPDSSLQAELLNFILDQVFIDQDDDNSTDGQQDDEASKIEALHKRRNLLAAYCKLIIYNVVEIDTGADIFKQYMRYYNDYGDIIKETMSKTRQIDKIQCAKTLILSLQKLFNEMLSELGFSFDRSSSAFCGIKELARRFSLTFGLDQLKTREAIAMLHKDGIEFAFKEPSPQGEGGPPLNLPFLDILSEFSSKLIRQDKRTVHMYLERFMTFQMALQREDCWLPLISYRNSLQAGGDDDTMSVISGISSRGSTVRSKKSKPAAASKRKLPEEENSCSSSDAAWVNREQSVLTPLMMHSPQITSTVLRDPKKMRPEDSYVAAFSMPTEQHPHQPVPPQQQPHHQHQASIDYNTQVTWMLTQRQQAEARQHQERVSMHYAKMRSHMQQAIRRGSGLMEDDEEPIVEDVMMSSEDRLEDINEGMDFGTMDIDLPASKNRRERTELKPDYFDPSSIMDDSVLNVSMF; this comes from the exons ATGATAGCAGCGCAGGATTTGCACGCAGAGTTTCAGTTTACTCA AGAGACAGAATCACAGTTGTCTTCAGATGCTGACTTTGAGGATCCAGATGGGAAAAATACAAAGGCAGGAAAGGGAATG GGAGCGAGGAGGGGGAAAAAGGCCCTGGGAGACAAGACCAAAGGTGGGGGACCAGGCAAGGTCTCTGGGCTTGGCTGGGTGAATGGCCACCATCAGGAGAATGGGATGGAGAATATGACCCTATTTGAGGTGGTTAAAATGGGGAAGAGCGCCACACAG tctGTTGTTGATGACTGGATTGAAGCCTATAAACAACACAGGGATATTGCTCTTTTGGACTTAATCAACTTCTTCATTCAGTGCTCTGGCTGTAAAG GCGCTGTGAGTGGAGAGATGTTCAGACATATGCAAAACTCAGAAATCATCCGAAAGATGACAGAGGAGTTTGATGAG GACAGCGGTGACTATCCATTAACACTCTCAGGACCACAGTGGAAGAAATTCAGGATAAACTTCTGTGACTTCATTGCAGTCCTTGTACGACAATGTCAGTACAGCATCATTTACGACGAATATATGATGGACACCGTCATCTCACTTCTCACCGGCCTGTCTGACTCACAGGTCAGGGCCTTCAGACACACAAGCACACTAGCAG CCATGAAGTTGATGACAGCCTTGGTAAATGTTGCTCTGAACCTCAGCATCAACATGgacaacacacagagacagtaTGAGGCGGAAAGGAACAAAGTTATTGCTAAAAGGGCCAATGACCGGTTGGAACTCCTATTACAAAAACGGAAAGag cttcaaGAAAATCAAGATGAAATTGAAAACATGATGAATGCCATTTTCAAGGGAGTGTTTGTTCACAGATATCG AGATGCAATTGCAGAAATCCGAGCAATTTGTATTGAGGAGATTGGAGTGTGGATGAAGCTGTACAGCGACGCCTTCCTCAATGACAGTTACTTGAAGTATGTAGGCTGGACAATGCATGACAAG CAAGGAGAGGTGCGTCTGAAGTGCCTGACTGCTCTGCAAGGCCTGTACTACAATAGAGATCTCGGCTCACGACTGGAGCTCTTCACAAGTCGCTTCAAG GATCGCATTGTGTCCATGACCCTGGACAAGGAATATGACGTTGCAGTGCAAGCCATTAAACTCCTGACTCTTGTCTTGCA GAGTAGTGATGAGGTTTTAACAGCAGAGGACTGTGAGAGTGTGTATCATCTGGTTTACTCGGCACACCGACCCATCGCTGTTTCAGCAGGAGAATTTCTCTTTAAGAA GCTCTTCAGCCATCGAGGTCCCGAGGAGGAGGGCTTACCCAGGAGGGGCCGACAGAGCCTAAATGGCAGCCTCATAAAGACTacagtcttcttcttcttggagAGTGAG CTCCATGAACATGGAGCCTACTTGGTGGATAGCTTGTGGGAGTGCGCCTCAGAGCTGTTGAAGGACTGGGAGACCATGATCAGCTTGTTGCTGGATGAGCCCATGCCAGGAGAGGAAG cccTGAATGATCGGCAGGAGACAGCTCTAGTTGAGATCATGCTCTGTGCCATTCGGCAGGCTTGTGAATGTCACCCACCTGTAGGCAGAGGCACAGGAAAGAGG GTCCTGACtgcaaaggaaaagaaaacacagctggATGATCGGACACGGATCACAGAGATGTTTGCAGTTGCACTTCCTCTGTTATTAGCAAAG TACTGTGTGGATATTGATAAGGTGACCAATCTGTTACAAATACCAAAGTACTTTGATCTTGACATCTACACTACTGGCCGGTTAGAAAAG CATTTGGATGCATTGCTGCGACAAATCTGGGAGGTTGTAGATAAGCACACAGACACTGAAGTCTTGGAGGCCTGTTCTACTACCTACCACTATCTTAGCAACGAGGAGTTCACTATCTTCAACCGTGTGGACATCGCCCGATCGCAACTTCTCGATGAGCTGGTAGATAAGTTCAACAGACTCCTGGAGGACTTGCTGCAAGAG GGTGAAGAACCAGATGAGGATGATGCCTATCAAGTTCTGTCAACACTTAAGAAGATCAGCGCTTTCCACAA TGCACATGATCTCTCAAAGTGGGATCTTTTCACCAGCAACTACCAGCTACTCAGCACAGGCCTGCAGAATGGGGACATGCCTGAACAG ATTGTGATTCATGCAATGCAGTGCACACATTACATCATCCTATGGCATCTTGCAAAGGTTTCAGATGGCAGTTCGATAAAG gGCGATATGGTGACACTGAGAAAGCAAATGAGAGCTTTCTGTTTAATATGTCAACGTTACATAAATGGCATCAACACAACAGTCAAAGAGCAG GCTTTCACCATACTGTGTGATTTGCTACTGATCTTCAGTCACCAGATTATGTCATCTGGCCGAGAACAGCTGGAGTGTTTGGTCTATACACCAGACTCCTCTCTGCAGGCAGAGCTGCTCAACTTCATCCTGGATCAAGTTTTTATTGATCAGGATGATGACAACAGCACAG atGGACAACAGGATGATGAGGCCAGTAAAATTGAGGCCCTGCACAAGCGAAGAAACCTCCTTGCTGCCTATTGCAAATTAATCATTTACAATGTTGTTGAAATAGACACTGGAGCAGATATATTTAAACAGTACATGAGA TATTACAATGACTATGGAGATATTATCAAGGAAACAATGagcaaaacaagacaaatcGACAAAATACAATGTGCAAAGACGCTCATATTGAGCTTACAAAAG TTATTCAATGAGATGTTGTCTGAACTTGGCTTCAGTTTCGACCGCTCATCATCAGCCTTCTGTGGCATAAAAGAGCTGGCTCGACGTTTCTCACTGACTTTTGGTTTGGATCAGCTGAAGACGAGGGAGGCTATTGCCATGTTACATAA gGATGGAATTGAATTTGCATTTAAGGAGCCTAGTCCTCAAGGTGAAGGGGGACCCCCACTTAATCTGCCGTTCTTGGATATCCTGAGTGAGTTCTCAAGCAAACTAATTCGACAGGACAAGAGGACAGT TCACATGTACTTGGAGCGATTCATGACATTTCAGATGGCTCTCCAGAGAGAGGACTGCTGGCTGCCCCTCATCTCATACAGAAATTCCCTGCAGGCTGGAGGGGATGATGACACCATGTCGGTCATCAGTGGGATCAGCAGTCGAGGGTCCACTGTCAGAAGTAAAAAGTCCAAACCAGCTGCTGCTAGCAAAAGAAAATTACCCGAAG aggagaacagctgcagcagcagtgatgcagCTTGGGTAAACCGTGAGCAGAGTGTTCTGACACCACTGATGATGCATTCACCTCAAATCACGTCCACTGTACTGAGGGATCCAAAGAAGATGAGGCCAGAGGACAGCTACGTAGCTGCATTCAGCATGCCGACAGAGCAGCATCCTCATCAGCCTGTGCCTCCCCAACAGCAGCCACACCATCAACACCAGGCGTCCATAGACTACAA TACCCAGGTTACTTGGATGTTAACACAGAGGCAACAGGCTGAAGCCCGTCAGCACCAAGAGCGGGTTAGCATGCACTACGCTAAGATGAGGAGCCACATGCAGCAAGCAAT CCGGCGAGGTTCTGGATTAATGGAGGATGACGAGGAGCCGATAGTGGAGGatgtgatgatgtcatcagaGGACCGCTTAGAGGACATCAATGAGGGCATGGATTTTGGCACGATGGACATTGATTTG CCGGCATCTAAGAACCGCAGAGAAAGGACCGAACTAAAGCCAGACTACTTTGATCCTTCTTCTATCATGGATGATTCG GTCCTCAATGTTTCAATGTTCTAA